A window from Gossypium raimondii isolate GPD5lz chromosome 7, ASM2569854v1, whole genome shotgun sequence encodes these proteins:
- the LOC105802077 gene encoding UDP-glycosyltransferase 82A1, translating to MGVQCITKKPKILLVPYPAQGHVNPMLKLGLALLTHGLQPIIVTPEFIHRRIVANVDLNDYQVRFMSIPDGFSGEGPYDFFAIEKSMENIMPNHLETLLHELDEDDNGTVVCMVIDLLASWAIQVATRCGIPAAGFWPAMQATYRLITSIPEMLQADLISETGSPRHDGTVSSLPGQPLLSTEDLPWLIGTQASRKARLKFWIRILDRLTSLRWLLLNSFPQEFIIHDDEYQEDDYIAPPHNNPIIFPVGPLTEPSLTTPKNPSFWKEDTSCLDWLDHQKPNSVIYISFGSWVSPIGEAKIKTLALTLQSLNRPFIWVLAKSWRHGLPNGYSDTVSKQGKLVLWAPQFQVLQHKAVGLYLTHCGWNSTMEAIQCRKRLLCYPMAGDQFVNCKYIVKVWKIGVKVKGLGQKDVEEAVKKVMKDEEMEERLRKIYNRTMGEETSSRVAGNLKAFVLGLDQLQQNSLH from the exons ATGGGAGTTCAGTGTATTACGAAGAAGCCTAAAATCTTGCTGGTTCCATATCCAGCACAAGGTCATGTGAATCCCATGCTAAAGCTAGGCTTAGCTTTACTTACCCATGGGTTGCAACCCATCATAGTAACCCCTGAGTTTATTCACCGCCGGATCGTAGCCAACGTGGACCTCAACGACTACCAAGTGAGGTTTATGTCCATACCCGATGGCTTTTCCGGAGAAGGTCCTTATGATTTCTTTGCCATCGAGAAATCTATGGAGAATATCATGCCCAACCATCTGGAGACTCTCCTTCATGAACTTGATGAAGACGACAATGGAACAGTGGTTTGTATGGTTATTGATTTATTGGCTTCCTGGGCCATTCAAGTTGCTACTCGATGTGGGATCCCTGCTGCTGGATTCTGGCCGGCTATGCAAGCTACTTACCGGTTGATCACCTCCATACCGGAGATGCTCCAAGCTGACCTGATTTCCGAAACTG GGTCTCCCCGACATGATGGTACGGTGTCATCTCTACCAGGTCAGCCATTGCTATCAACCGAAGATCTTCCATGGCTGATCGGAACCCAAGCTTCAAGAAAAGCTAGACTCAAATTCTGGATCAGAATCTTAGATCGTTTAACATCTCTCCGGTGGCTCCTCCTCAATTCCTTTCCCCAAGAATTCATCATCCACGATGACGAATACCAAGAAGACGATTACATCGCTCCACCTCACAACAATCCTATTATTTTCCCTGTCGGACCATTGACCGAACCATCGTTAACAACACCAAAGAACCCTAGCTTTTGGAAAGAAGATACCAGCTGCTTAGACTGGTTGGACCACCAAAAGCCTAACTCTGTCATCTACATTTCGTTCGGGAGTTGGGTTAGCCCCATCGGAGAGGCCAAAATCAAGACCCTCGCATTAACACTCCAATCATTGAACCGACCATTTATTTGGGTCTTGGCCAAATCATGGCGTCATGGTTTACCAAATGGGTATTCAGATACGGTTTCAAAGCAAGGCAAACTGGTTTTATGGGCGCCACAATTTCAAGTTCTGCAACATAAAGCCGTGGGTTTATATCTCACGCATTGTGGGTGGAATTCGACCATGGAAGCCATTCAATGCCGGAAGCGATTGCTATGCTATCCGATGGCCGGCGATCAATTCGTGAATTGTAAGTACATCGTTAAGGTTTGGAAAATTGGGGTGAAAGTGAAAGGGTTGGGTCAAAAAGATGTTGAAGAAGCGGTGAAAAAGGTGATGAAAGATGAAGAAATGGAGGAAAGGTTAAGGAAGATATACAATAGAACCATGGGAGAAGAGACTAGTTCTAGAGTTGCGGGTAATCTCAAGGCTTTTGTACTTGGACTCGATCAACTTCAACAAAATTCACTTCACTAA